From a region of the Flavobacterium sediminilitoris genome:
- the moaCB gene encoding bifunctional molybdenum cofactor biosynthesis protein MoaC/MoaB translates to MVDITHKIITQRTATAQAIVKVGSAATIEAIKNKTVPKGDVLEVARTAGLFAVKNTSNAIPDCHPLPIEYTAIAYDIQEMEIHIEITVKTIYKTGVEVEAMHGASIVALTMYDMLKPIDKNVEISTIKLLHKKGGKSDFNDAKSLNLDVAVIVCSDSVSNGKKEDKAGKVITSKLNTLGLKVSNYSIIPDEITDIQKTVNTLKDGKTDLVILTGGTGLSNRDVTPEALIPLLDRRIPGIEEAIRSYGQERTPYAMLSRSVVGFIGTTLVIALPGSTNGASESIDAIFPSVLHLFKIINGFNHGK, encoded by the coding sequence ATGGTCGATATTACGCATAAAATAATCACGCAAAGAACTGCAACGGCTCAAGCAATTGTGAAAGTTGGAAGTGCAGCAACTATAGAAGCAATCAAAAATAAAACCGTTCCAAAAGGAGATGTTTTAGAAGTGGCAAGAACTGCTGGCTTATTTGCGGTGAAAAATACTTCAAACGCTATTCCAGATTGTCATCCATTACCTATTGAATACACAGCAATTGCTTATGATATTCAAGAAATGGAAATTCATATTGAAATTACAGTTAAAACGATTTATAAAACAGGAGTTGAAGTAGAAGCCATGCATGGAGCAAGTATTGTTGCTTTAACAATGTACGACATGCTGAAACCTATCGATAAAAATGTAGAAATTTCAACGATTAAATTACTGCATAAAAAAGGTGGAAAATCTGACTTTAATGATGCTAAAAGTTTAAATTTAGATGTTGCAGTGATTGTCTGTTCCGATAGTGTTTCTAATGGGAAAAAAGAAGACAAAGCAGGGAAAGTAATCACTTCTAAATTGAATACATTGGGTTTAAAAGTTTCAAATTATAGTATCATTCCTGATGAAATTACAGATATTCAAAAAACAGTAAACACATTAAAAGACGGTAAAACGGATTTAGTTATTTTGACTGGAGGAACTGGTTTATCGAACAGAGATGTAACTCCTGAAGCACTAATTCCATTATTAGACAGAAGAATTCCTGGTATTGAAGAAGCAATTCGTTCGTATGGACAAGAAAGAACACCTTATGCAATGTTATCTCGAAGTGTGGTTGGATTCATTGGAACTACTTTAGTAATTGCTTTACCAGGCTCTACAAATGGAGCAAGCGAATCGATTGACGCTATTTTCCCATCTGTATTGCATTTATTCAAAATAATTAATGGTTTTAACCACGGAAAATAA
- a CDS encoding MoaD/ThiS family protein produces the protein MTITLKYFGLIADITNTNEELYSLEKSDFTTNDLIKELNKRYIGLQNISFAIAVNKSITTTAINLNNNDIIALLPPFAGG, from the coding sequence ATGACGATAACACTAAAATATTTTGGCTTAATAGCTGATATCACAAACACAAACGAAGAGTTGTATAGTCTTGAAAAATCAGATTTTACAACAAACGATTTGATAAAAGAATTAAATAAAAGATATATAGGTTTACAGAATATTTCTTTTGCTATTGCGGTGAATAAATCAATTACAACAACAGCAATTAATTTAAACAATAACGACATAATAGCATTATTACCTCCTTTTGCAGGTGGTTAA
- a CDS encoding MFS transporter has product MSNLSQSHKILFINTLAFTMCFACWTLNGVLVTYLIDKGIFNWTVIEAGWLMGIPILSGALTRLPIGILTDKYGGKKVFTWLLFLCAIPLFLIPFADSFWGFAILSLLFGVVGASFAVGIGYTSIWYPKEWQGRALGIFGMGNAGAALTTFLAPSLLNYFSESDPENGWKLLPITYGIVLVVIGFLFVFLTKEKIVQGETKNIKTLLQPLKSMRVWRFGMYYFLVFGCFVAYSQWLLPNFMNVYHTTLVMGGVFATLFSLPSGIIRAFGGYLSDKFGARKVMYWVLGTSMVISFLLMFPKMEVFTAGPGVLAGNNGIVTNVSSEKLMVNDKEYVITPKTEKQITNKPIFPVKSSWQEVIVAENQTVKKKELLAKGVTHIQFEANMWVYLVLVVLIGVCWGIGKAAVYKHIPEYFPNEIGVVGGMVGLIGGLGGFFGPIVFGYLLTSTGFWTSSWFFIFAVSTICLIWMHKTIIKAIRKNNPEFTTQIEQK; this is encoded by the coding sequence ATGAGTAATTTATCACAATCACACAAGATATTATTTATAAACACTCTCGCGTTTACAATGTGTTTTGCTTGTTGGACACTAAACGGTGTTTTAGTAACCTATTTAATAGACAAAGGAATTTTCAATTGGACTGTTATTGAAGCAGGTTGGTTAATGGGAATTCCTATTTTATCTGGAGCATTAACAAGATTACCAATAGGTATTTTAACTGATAAATATGGTGGTAAAAAAGTATTTACATGGTTATTATTTTTATGTGCCATTCCTTTATTTTTAATTCCATTTGCAGATTCATTTTGGGGATTTGCCATTTTAAGTTTACTATTTGGAGTTGTTGGAGCTAGTTTTGCTGTTGGAATTGGATATACTTCTATTTGGTACCCAAAAGAATGGCAAGGAAGAGCTTTAGGTATTTTTGGAATGGGAAATGCAGGTGCAGCATTAACTACTTTTTTAGCTCCTTCTTTATTAAATTATTTTTCAGAAAGTGACCCAGAAAATGGTTGGAAACTTTTACCAATTACTTACGGTATTGTACTTGTAGTTATAGGCTTTTTATTTGTTTTCTTGACAAAAGAAAAAATTGTTCAAGGAGAAACAAAAAATATCAAAACCCTTTTACAGCCTCTAAAATCGATGAGAGTTTGGAGATTTGGAATGTACTACTTCCTCGTTTTTGGATGTTTTGTAGCTTACTCTCAATGGTTATTACCAAACTTCATGAACGTTTACCATACAACTTTAGTTATGGGAGGTGTATTTGCAACCTTATTCAGTTTACCATCGGGTATTATTAGAGCATTTGGAGGCTATTTATCAGATAAGTTTGGGGCAAGAAAAGTAATGTATTGGGTTTTAGGAACTTCAATGGTTATCAGCTTCTTATTAATGTTTCCTAAAATGGAAGTTTTTACTGCTGGTCCTGGAGTTTTAGCAGGAAATAATGGTATTGTTACCAATGTTTCTTCAGAGAAATTAATGGTTAATGATAAAGAATATGTTATTACTCCAAAAACAGAAAAACAAATAACAAATAAACCAATTTTTCCTGTAAAATCATCTTGGCAAGAAGTAATTGTTGCAGAAAACCAAACAGTTAAAAAGAAAGAATTATTAGCAAAAGGTGTTACTCATATTCAATTTGAAGCAAACATGTGGGTGTATTTGGTTTTAGTTGTCCTTATTGGTGTATGTTGGGGAATTGGTAAAGCTGCTGTTTACAAACATATTCCTGAATATTTTCCAAATGAAATTGGTGTTGTTGGAGGAATGGTCGGACTTATAGGTGGACTTGGTGGATTTTTCGGACCAATTGTTTTTGGTTACTTGTTAACTTCCACAGGATTCTGGACAAGTTCTTGGTTCTTCATTTTTGCAGTATCAACAATCTGTTTAATATGGATGCATAAAACCATTATTAAAGCAATTCGTAAAAACAACCCTGAATTTACAACGCAAATCGAACAAAAATAA
- a CDS encoding molybdenum cofactor guanylyltransferase, which yields MATISAYIIAGGKSSRMGSDKGMLLLNETVFIAHIVKALQEATIQNITIVSTNSDYDFLNCNRIEDIYPDKGPVGGIFTALSHSQTEQNIILSVDVPLISAEIITWLINNIDNEKLITQVKIADKTSPLIAVYNRKAVTVFEEHLKSEQLRLRMVVEAIPHKTIEVPDKWCALLQNINTKEDYQNLIK from the coding sequence ATGGCGACTATATCAGCATACATAATAGCAGGTGGAAAAAGTTCTAGAATGGGTTCTGATAAAGGTATGCTACTTTTAAACGAAACTGTATTTATTGCACATATTGTAAAAGCATTACAAGAAGCCACTATTCAAAATATAACGATTGTTTCAACCAATTCAGATTATGATTTTTTAAACTGTAATCGAATCGAAGATATTTATCCTGATAAAGGACCAGTTGGTGGAATCTTTACAGCTTTATCGCATTCACAAACAGAACAAAATATAATTTTGAGTGTTGATGTTCCATTAATTTCAGCAGAAATTATTACTTGGCTGATTAATAATATAGATAACGAAAAACTAATTACACAAGTAAAAATCGCAGATAAAACAAGTCCGCTAATTGCGGTTTATAATCGAAAAGCAGTAACTGTTTTTGAAGAACATTTAAAAAGTGAGCAATTAAGATTACGAATGGTTGTTGAAGCAATTCCACATAAAACAATTGAAGTTCCTGATAAGTGGTGTGCTTTATTACAAAATATAAATACCAAAGAGGACTATCAAAATTTAATAAAATGA
- a CDS encoding pyridoxal phosphate-dependent decarboxylase family protein has protein sequence MSNWHKSTQNDRLERITKALNENINFSKDVSLGYPASKLDGKVFYDDASFLKDAPVLMTYVANPNNIGCHTIGISEKAFKGTQEIEREVLEILAVDIFNATTDDYDGYIATGGTEANIEALWIYRNHFMNTYQAKLSEISILASEDTHYSIAKGANLLMIDWLRVEVNFEDRTIDEIKLETLLQEAISKGKKYFIIVANMGTTMFGSVDNPDIYTNLLAKYNQLFKLHIDAAYGGFVYPFLTPKNHLDFTNQHVSSITIDAHKMLQAPYGTGIFICRKNLIENVLTKEAAYVEGMDLTLSGSRSGANAVAVWMILKTYGKNGWFEKVKILELRTDWLCKQLDHLNITYFRESFMNIVTIKSEFISTDIASKFGLVPESHNNDNKWYKIVLMEHVEVDSLNEFISSLGTI, from the coding sequence ATGAGCAACTGGCATAAATCCACACAAAACGATAGATTAGAACGTATTACTAAAGCTTTAAATGAAAATATTAACTTTTCAAAAGATGTCTCCTTAGGTTACCCAGCTTCAAAATTAGATGGAAAAGTATTTTATGATGATGCTTCTTTTTTAAAAGACGCTCCCGTTTTAATGACCTATGTAGCGAATCCAAACAATATTGGCTGTCATACTATCGGTATTTCCGAAAAAGCTTTTAAAGGAACACAAGAAATTGAACGAGAAGTTCTCGAAATTCTTGCAGTTGATATTTTTAATGCCACAACTGATGATTATGATGGTTATATTGCAACTGGTGGAACAGAAGCAAATATCGAAGCTTTATGGATTTATAGAAATCATTTCATGAATACCTATCAAGCAAAATTATCAGAAATCAGTATTTTAGCTTCAGAGGACACTCATTATTCAATTGCAAAAGGTGCTAACTTGCTAATGATTGACTGGTTAAGAGTTGAAGTTAACTTTGAGGATAGAACTATTGATGAAATTAAATTAGAAACACTATTACAAGAAGCGATTTCAAAAGGTAAAAAATATTTTATAATAGTCGCAAACATGGGTACAACCATGTTTGGTTCAGTAGACAATCCCGATATATATACCAATCTCTTAGCAAAATACAACCAACTTTTCAAACTTCATATTGATGCTGCTTATGGTGGTTTTGTATATCCATTTTTGACTCCTAAAAATCATTTAGATTTTACTAATCAACATGTTTCCTCGATAACCATTGATGCACATAAAATGCTTCAAGCTCCTTATGGAACAGGAATATTTATATGTAGAAAAAATTTGATTGAAAATGTGTTAACCAAAGAAGCGGCATACGTTGAAGGCATGGATTTAACATTAAGTGGTAGCCGTTCTGGAGCAAACGCTGTTGCTGTTTGGATGATTTTAAAAACCTATGGTAAAAATGGTTGGTTTGAAAAAGTAAAGATTCTGGAATTGAGAACCGATTGGCTGTGCAAGCAACTAGACCATTTGAACATAACCTATTTTAGAGAATCTTTTATGAATATTGTTACTATAAAATCTGAATTTATTTCAACAGATATAGCATCTAAATTTGGTTTGGTTCCCGAATCGCATAATAACGATAACAAATGGTATAAAATTGTGTTAATGGAACATGTAGAGGTTGATAGTTTAAATGAATTTATATCAAGCTTAGGAACTATTTAA
- a CDS encoding molybdopterin molybdotransferase MoeA gives MISVHQARTILNNAIPNSKEVELPLLKALNYCLANDVYSSINMPPFRQSAMDGYALNLHDSLSYRLIGEIKAGDAHKMVLKPGEAIKIFTGAAVPDSANAVIQIEKTTCTKETVLLNERVALHTNIRPIGEQIKENEIALTKGTILNAAAIGFLAGLGITTVTVFKKPSIGILVTGNELIKPGNVLEHGKVFESNSIMLQAALLNANFDEINTYEVNDDFSNTKKSIEKTLKENDIVLISGGISVGDYDFVKSALEELKVETLFYKVNQKPGKPLLAGRIENKLIFALPGNPAASLTCYYIYVEPILHSITGKTNPKNNLVQKELTHNLAVNNTRSQFLKAIFSDNDVSVLSHQQSSMLNTFALSNCLIHLPEGNYELEKGSKVDIYHIL, from the coding sequence ATGATTTCTGTACATCAAGCTAGAACAATATTAAATAATGCTATTCCTAACTCTAAAGAAGTTGAACTTCCTTTGCTAAAAGCCTTAAATTATTGTTTAGCAAATGATGTGTATTCTTCCATAAATATGCCACCATTTAGACAATCTGCGATGGATGGATATGCTTTAAATTTACACGATTCTCTATCGTATCGTTTAATAGGAGAAATTAAAGCTGGAGATGCACATAAAATGGTTTTAAAACCAGGTGAAGCTATTAAAATATTTACTGGTGCTGCAGTTCCAGATTCTGCAAATGCAGTTATTCAGATTGAAAAAACTACTTGTACAAAGGAAACAGTTCTTTTAAACGAACGTGTTGCTTTACATACTAATATTCGACCTATTGGTGAACAGATTAAAGAAAATGAAATAGCGCTTACAAAAGGTACAATTTTAAATGCAGCAGCAATTGGTTTTTTAGCTGGATTAGGAATTACAACAGTTACCGTATTTAAAAAACCAAGTATTGGAATTCTAGTAACAGGAAATGAATTAATTAAACCAGGAAATGTGTTAGAACACGGTAAAGTTTTTGAGAGTAATTCAATAATGTTACAAGCTGCTTTATTGAATGCTAATTTTGATGAAATTAACACTTACGAAGTAAATGATGATTTCTCAAATACAAAAAAGAGTATTGAAAAGACACTTAAAGAAAATGATATAGTATTAATTTCTGGTGGAATTTCTGTTGGTGATTATGATTTTGTTAAAAGCGCTTTGGAAGAGTTAAAGGTGGAAACATTATTTTATAAAGTTAATCAAAAGCCAGGAAAACCTTTATTAGCAGGTAGAATAGAGAATAAGTTGATTTTTGCTTTACCAGGAAATCCGGCTGCAAGTTTAACTTGTTATTATATATATGTAGAACCTATTTTACACAGTATTACAGGAAAGACAAATCCTAAAAACAATCTTGTTCAAAAAGAATTGACGCATAATTTAGCAGTAAATAATACGCGAAGTCAATTTTTAAAAGCTATTTTTTCAGATAATGATGTCTCAGTATTATCGCACCAGCAATCCTCTATGTTAAATACTTTTGCGCTTTCAAATTGTCTAATTCATCTTCCAGAAGGAAATTACGAATTAGAAAAAGGTTCAAAAGTTGATATTTATCATATTTTATGA
- a CDS encoding winged helix-turn-helix domain-containing protein, whose product MRIKSKIWIESNNGILLSEGRVQLLKMIDETGSLNKASKALKISYQKAWRLIDEVSKTTNKPIIETKIGGVKGGGTSLTPYGKSLIIIFETINKDCWQFLDEQLKKHSLC is encoded by the coding sequence TTGCGAATCAAGAGTAAAATTTGGATAGAATCTAATAACGGAATTCTTTTAAGTGAAGGTCGCGTGCAATTACTTAAAATGATTGATGAAACAGGTTCTCTTAATAAAGCGTCTAAGGCTTTAAAAATTTCGTACCAAAAAGCTTGGCGTTTAATTGATGAAGTAAGTAAAACCACAAATAAACCTATTATTGAAACCAAGATCGGTGGAGTAAAAGGAGGTGGAACTTCATTAACACCTTATGGAAAATCTTTAATTATTATTTTCGAAACGATAAATAAAGATTGCTGGCAGTTTCTAGATGAACAATTAAAAAAGCATTCTTTATGTTAG
- a CDS encoding alginate export family protein: MKTSYIKKVSLSIFVLMGVTSFAQEIDVNLQMRPRYEYRNGFKGLMLDNELPTSFISQRTRLNFNFKQEKISAKLTLQNVRTWGDVKTTATNDKNGVMLFEAWGQYSFNDSWNARLGRQVISYDNQRIFGEIDWIQQGQSHDALVVSYKKDKNQLDLGAALNADTEGLYRDLYVTNYKNMQYAWYHTVFSDLQMSLLALNTGFQYEEPITTDLKVDYMQTFGTFLKYKKNKLDADLGIYAQTGKSRLATNNTSVSAYNIGLNVNYAFTEKVKAGLGYELLSGKDQTDTDDKIKSFNPIFGTNHAFNGLMDYFYVGNHKNTVGLQDFFLKFNYVSDKWKFSVTPHMFMTAADVIDPSYITRTMDSYLGTEIDLVASYELHKNIGISAGYSQMFGSETLEVLKAGNKGLDNNWVFVMININPRIFNSSK; encoded by the coding sequence ATGAAAACAAGTTATATAAAAAAGGTTTCATTATCTATATTTGTCTTAATGGGTGTAACATCATTTGCGCAAGAAATTGATGTAAATTTACAAATGAGACCACGTTACGAATATAGAAATGGTTTTAAAGGGTTAATGCTAGATAATGAATTACCAACTTCATTTATTTCGCAAAGAACTCGATTAAATTTTAATTTTAAACAAGAAAAAATATCTGCAAAACTTACATTACAAAACGTTAGAACTTGGGGAGATGTTAAAACAACGGCAACTAATGACAAAAATGGTGTAATGCTATTTGAAGCTTGGGGACAATATAGCTTCAATGATTCTTGGAATGCTCGTTTAGGTAGACAAGTTATATCCTACGATAATCAAAGAATTTTCGGAGAAATTGATTGGATCCAACAAGGACAAAGTCATGATGCGCTAGTTGTGTCTTATAAAAAAGATAAAAATCAATTAGACTTAGGAGCTGCTTTAAATGCAGATACAGAAGGTTTATATCGTGATTTATATGTTACTAATTATAAAAATATGCAATATGCTTGGTATCATACAGTTTTTAGTGATTTGCAAATGAGTTTGTTAGCATTAAATACTGGGTTTCAATATGAAGAGCCTATCACTACCGATTTGAAAGTAGATTATATGCAAACTTTTGGAACGTTTTTAAAATACAAAAAAAATAAATTAGATGCCGATTTAGGTATTTATGCACAAACAGGTAAAAGCAGATTAGCTACAAATAATACTTCTGTAAGTGCTTATAATATTGGGTTAAATGTAAATTATGCCTTCACAGAAAAGGTAAAAGCAGGTCTTGGTTACGAATTATTATCGGGTAAAGATCAAACGGATACTGATGATAAAATTAAATCATTCAATCCTATTTTTGGAACAAACCACGCTTTCAATGGTTTAATGGATTACTTCTATGTTGGAAATCATAAAAATACGGTTGGTTTACAAGATTTTTTCTTGAAATTTAATTACGTTTCAGATAAATGGAAATTTAGTGTAACACCTCATATGTTTATGACCGCAGCAGATGTAATTGATCCATCCTATATTACAAGAACAATGGATAGTTATTTAGGGACAGAGATTGATTTAGTTGCTTCTTATGAATTACATAAAAATATCGGAATTTCAGCAGGATACTCACAAATGTTTGGTTCAGAGACTTTAGAAGTTTTAAAAGCTGGAAATAAAGGATTAGATAATAATTGGGTTTTTGTTATGATTAATATTAATCCAAGAATATTTAATTCTTCAAAATAG
- a CDS encoding molybdenum cofactor biosynthesis protein MoaE, translating to METSKPKKKSFVQGPISAEFIGNSIAKHQTKTSIGAHNIFLGQVRADEIDGKTVAAIDYSAYEEMAEQNFYEIREAAFEKYDLTCLHIYHSLGLVKAGEICLFVFVSAPRRKVVYEALNYLVEEIKEKVAIFGKEIFEDETYTWKKNN from the coding sequence ATGGAAACATCAAAACCTAAAAAAAAATCATTTGTTCAAGGACCAATTTCAGCAGAATTTATTGGTAACTCAATTGCTAAGCACCAAACTAAAACTTCTATTGGAGCACATAATATTTTTTTAGGTCAAGTTCGTGCTGATGAAATAGATGGAAAAACAGTTGCAGCAATTGACTATTCAGCTTATGAAGAAATGGCAGAGCAAAATTTTTATGAAATTCGTGAAGCTGCTTTTGAAAAGTACGATCTAACATGTTTACATATTTACCATAGTTTAGGTCTCGTAAAAGCTGGTGAAATTTGCCTGTTTGTATTTGTTTCGGCTCCAAGAAGAAAAGTAGTATATGAAGCATTGAACTATTTGGTAGAAGAAATTAAAGAAAAAGTAGCCATTTTTGGTAAAGAAATATTTGAAGACGAAACCTATACTTGGAAAAAAAATAACTAA
- a CDS encoding sulfite exporter TauE/SafE family protein, with the protein MLVSEIINSPLLLLLLPIVAFLYASVGHGGASGYLALMSLFALPIAFMKPTALILNILVSGISFYFYYREKNFKWNLFYPFAITSIPFSFLGGFLTVDSKIYKIILGTLLLFAVFRLLGFFGKEKAELKEINIKYALLIGAIIGFLSGLIGIGGGIVLSPVLLLLGWANMKQTAAVSALFIFVNSISGIFGFLSKGGEIPSSSTLLIGIVFIGGLLGAYYGSKKFNNIVLRNVLAFVLGIAIIKLYTI; encoded by the coding sequence ATGTTAGTCTCAGAAATCATAAATTCACCATTATTACTTTTACTATTACCAATAGTAGCCTTTTTATATGCAAGTGTTGGACACGGTGGAGCAAGTGGTTATTTGGCTTTAATGAGTTTGTTTGCTTTACCAATTGCATTCATGAAACCAACGGCTTTAATTTTGAATATTTTAGTTTCAGGAATTTCATTTTACTTTTATTACAGAGAGAAAAACTTTAAATGGAACTTATTTTATCCGTTTGCTATTACATCTATACCGTTCTCTTTTTTAGGCGGATTTTTAACAGTGGATTCTAAAATTTATAAAATCATATTAGGAACATTATTATTATTTGCTGTATTTCGATTATTAGGTTTCTTCGGGAAAGAAAAGGCTGAATTAAAAGAAATAAACATAAAATACGCATTACTAATTGGAGCAATAATCGGATTCTTATCTGGCTTAATTGGTATTGGCGGAGGAATTGTATTGAGCCCGGTTTTACTTTTATTAGGCTGGGCAAATATGAAACAAACTGCAGCAGTTTCTGCTTTATTCATATTTGTAAATTCAATTTCTGGAATCTTTGGGTTTCTATCAAAAGGAGGCGAAATACCAAGTTCATCAACTCTATTAATTGGAATTGTTTTCATCGGTGGATTATTGGGAGCATATTACGGAAGTAAAAAATTCAACAATATTGTATTACGAAATGTCTTGGCTTTCGTTTTAGGAATAGCAATTATTAAACTCTACACTATTTAA
- a CDS encoding HesA/MoeB/ThiF family protein, with the protein MMEHSKRYTRQMALPEIGSLGQQKLLNAKVLVIGAGGLGCPVLQMLAASGVGTLGIVDGDVVDETNLHRQLLYTTNDCGKNKVDVAANSIQKINSDVKVNVYPEFISESNIAIISKDYEILVDCTDTIVTRYLINDISIHLGKPMIYASIHKFEGQISVFNYQSGPSYRCLFPEKNAQEVPNCITTGVLGVLPNTLGMLQATEILKIILGIGKVLSGKLLIYNALNMSFNELEFSRNEEQIRIGTKKGIELESSKKQNHEIGKEAFLDLCSNENYTIIDLREAHETPKLKYESVINISFLEIEKHIKKFNKDQPIVLFCQSGIRSKKALDLFLENGFTNIAHLQKGIQNIQLEVI; encoded by the coding sequence ATGATGGAACATTCAAAACGATATACACGACAAATGGCTCTTCCAGAAATAGGAAGTCTAGGTCAGCAAAAATTACTAAACGCAAAAGTGTTGGTCATTGGTGCTGGTGGTTTAGGTTGTCCTGTTTTACAAATGTTGGCAGCTTCTGGAGTTGGAACACTTGGAATTGTGGATGGTGATGTTGTGGATGAAACGAATTTACACCGTCAATTGCTTTATACAACTAATGATTGTGGGAAAAATAAAGTGGATGTAGCAGCTAATTCAATTCAAAAAATAAATTCAGATGTAAAAGTAAATGTTTATCCAGAATTTATTTCCGAAAGTAATATTGCAATTATTTCAAAAGATTATGAAATATTGGTAGATTGTACCGATACTATTGTAACGCGATATCTTATTAACGATATAAGCATTCATTTGGGTAAGCCAATGATTTATGCTTCTATACATAAATTTGAAGGACAAATAAGTGTTTTTAATTACCAAAGTGGACCAAGTTATCGATGTTTGTTTCCTGAGAAAAATGCTCAAGAAGTTCCAAATTGTATAACTACAGGAGTTTTAGGTGTTTTACCTAATACTTTAGGAATGCTTCAAGCAACGGAAATATTGAAAATTATCTTAGGAATTGGAAAAGTTCTTTCAGGAAAACTACTTATTTATAACGCTTTGAACATGTCTTTTAACGAATTAGAATTTAGTAGAAACGAAGAACAAATTCGTATTGGAACTAAAAAAGGTATCGAATTAGAAAGTTCAAAAAAGCAGAATCATGAAATTGGTAAAGAGGCTTTTTTAGATCTTTGTTCGAATGAAAACTATACGATTATCGATTTACGTGAAGCACATGAAACACCAAAATTAAAATATGAAAGCGTCATCAATATATCGTTTTTAGAAATAGAAAAACATATTAAGAAATTTAATAAAGATCAACCTATTGTTCTTTTTTGCCAGAGTGGAATTCGCAGTAAAAAAGCGTTAGACTTATTTTTAGAAAACGGATTTACAAACATAGCACATTTACAAAAAGGCATTCAAAACATACAATTAGAAGTTATTTAA
- the moaA gene encoding GTP 3',8-cyclase MoaA produces MKIEDLQGRVHDYLRISITENCNLRCTYCMPAEGINLTPKAHIMTADEIETIATTFVSLGVKKIRLTGGEPLVRKDARDIIERLGKLNIDLNITTNGLLVHEYIDTFKEAGITSLNISLDTLQKEKYKQITRRDHFEVLWKNIKLLLENNFIVKLNVVLIKGFNDCEIIDFINLTKALNIQIRFIEFMPFNGNQWDKSKLVTYAEILEKVDNHFEEKTILRINDKINDTARNHKIESFKGSFSVISSVSNPFCSTCNRIRLTADGKLKNCLFSNTENSLLDALRNGESILPIIEENIKSKFLVRGGMENDTEFQNPKLFSKNRSMIKIGG; encoded by the coding sequence ATGAAAATAGAAGATTTACAAGGTCGAGTGCATGATTATTTGCGAATTTCAATTACTGAAAATTGTAACCTTCGTTGTACTTATTGTATGCCTGCTGAAGGAATAAACTTAACTCCAAAAGCACATATAATGACGGCTGATGAAATTGAAACTATTGCCACAACATTTGTGTCACTTGGTGTAAAAAAAATTCGTTTAACTGGAGGAGAACCATTAGTTAGAAAAGATGCTCGAGATATTATTGAACGTCTTGGAAAATTAAATATTGATTTAAATATTACTACTAACGGACTTTTAGTTCATGAATATATAGATACGTTTAAAGAAGCAGGAATTACATCTTTAAACATAAGTTTAGATACTTTACAAAAAGAAAAATACAAGCAAATTACCAGACGCGATCATTTTGAGGTACTTTGGAAAAATATCAAATTGCTTTTAGAAAATAATTTCATAGTAAAACTAAATGTTGTTTTAATAAAAGGTTTTAATGATTGTGAAATTATTGACTTTATAAACCTTACCAAAGCCTTAAATATCCAAATTCGTTTTATAGAATTTATGCCTTTTAACGGAAACCAATGGGACAAATCGAAATTGGTAACTTATGCAGAAATTTTAGAAAAAGTAGATAATCATTTTGAAGAGAAAACTATTCTCCGAATAAATGATAAAATAAATGACACAGCTCGAAATCATAAAATAGAGTCCTTTAAAGGAAGTTTTTCCGTAATTAGCTCTGTTTCTAATCCGTTTTGTAGCACTTGTAATAGAATTCGCTTAACTGCGGATGGAAAATTAAAAAACTGTTTGTTTTCCAATACTGAAAATTCTCTTTTAGATGCTTTACGAAATGGAGAAAGCATACTTCCTATTATAGAAGAAAATATTAAATCTAAATTTCTAGTAAGAGGTGGAATGGAAAATGATACTGAATTTCAAAACCCGAAGCTTTTTTCTAAAAACAGAAGCATGATAAAAATAGGAGGTTAA